A single window of Gemmatimonadaceae bacterium DNA harbors:
- a CDS encoding DUF6345 domain-containing protein — MINRVLVAGGSQKLAALGETPFFRRNNIRIPAGVVGVVERETVKAWADMRSGEAAIYPTLSKLKPISPADVERLTSVARDIFASPQMFPHDDTRSIVDKPQTLNGATLLRVPRTSTRTDKKAQYAVYVSARRYVGNFPVDGPGSRALLTIGNGGSVEGLSRVWKTANIVERVRKSLSPTEVRAEIARQLRPALRNSDIVVDRIELAYYDGNKAYLQPVFRFTARIHHITPNAEARTSDDFVIGYIPFARAIEALPSLDKVDGPNPATAASNRVTQPRPPENDPIVGRYVVRNDDAGWVNNANAFWNSLASSWTRSLFTNSQYYWAEPRLFTTQKNSFINAMNLALIEVHGDWWLYSTLMNCCDLVNINGDIPSPGYGPSANGKLADWIIHSCEVVPAPDDTPTWPDTWWNIFGGVRNVVGYRTIMYINDAAGGPYGSSLGHVAPVVSSWLSDVISLNAYSGRRNSAAHGGVSRPMGLPSTISMCGHDGESVFSTSSLGRANCLTVWWFPD, encoded by the coding sequence TTGATCAACAGGGTTTTAGTTGCGGGTGGCAGCCAGAAGCTTGCGGCGCTTGGCGAGACACCTTTTTTCCGCAGAAACAATATCCGCATTCCTGCGGGAGTTGTCGGCGTAGTCGAGCGCGAGACGGTCAAGGCGTGGGCTGATATGCGCAGCGGCGAGGCAGCGATCTACCCAACGCTCTCCAAGCTGAAGCCAATCTCGCCGGCCGATGTGGAACGGTTGACCTCCGTTGCCCGCGACATTTTCGCGTCGCCCCAGATGTTCCCCCACGACGATACACGCTCGATCGTCGACAAACCGCAAACGCTCAACGGTGCGACTCTGCTTCGAGTGCCGCGTACTTCCACCAGAACCGACAAGAAGGCGCAGTACGCCGTCTATGTCTCCGCTCGTCGCTATGTCGGAAACTTCCCGGTCGATGGGCCGGGGTCGCGAGCGTTACTGACAATAGGCAATGGCGGATCTGTCGAAGGACTTAGTCGAGTCTGGAAAACAGCCAACATTGTCGAGAGGGTGCGGAAGTCGCTCAGCCCGACTGAAGTCCGCGCTGAGATCGCGCGTCAGCTCAGACCCGCATTGAGAAACTCCGACATAGTCGTCGATCGAATCGAGCTTGCGTATTACGACGGCAACAAAGCTTACTTGCAACCTGTCTTTCGGTTCACCGCCCGGATCCATCACATCACGCCCAATGCTGAGGCGCGAACCAGTGATGACTTCGTCATCGGGTACATCCCTTTTGCCAGGGCGATAGAAGCACTGCCGTCACTCGACAAAGTTGACGGTCCAAATCCGGCGACGGCTGCATCAAACCGTGTGACGCAGCCGCGTCCACCCGAGAACGATCCAATAGTCGGTCGGTACGTTGTGCGTAATGATGACGCCGGTTGGGTGAACAATGCTAATGCGTTCTGGAATTCACTCGCGTCTTCGTGGACCCGATCGCTGTTTACAAACTCGCAATACTACTGGGCTGAGCCGCGATTGTTCACCACTCAAAAAAACTCATTCATCAATGCGATGAATTTGGCTTTGATCGAAGTTCATGGCGATTGGTGGCTGTACAGCACGCTTATGAACTGTTGTGATCTGGTGAATATCAACGGCGATATTCCGAGCCCCGGCTACGGTCCGTCAGCCAATGGCAAACTCGCCGATTGGATCATTCATTCCTGCGAGGTCGTTCCCGCACCTGACGATACACCCACCTGGCCAGATACCTGGTGGAATATTTTCGGCGGTGTACGCAACGTCGTCGGCTACCGGACAATCATGTATATCAACGATGCCGCGGGTGGCCCCTACGGTAGCAGCCTCGGACACGTTGCCCCAGTTGTCAGCTCATGGTTGAGTGATGTGATATCGCTGAATGCGTACAGTGGACGTAGAAACAGTGCAGCTCACGGCGGTGTCAGTCGGCCCATGGGACTCCCATCGACAATAAGCATGTGTGGTCATGACGGCGAATCGGTTTTTTCCACGTCGAGTTTAGGTCGTGCCAACTGTCTTACCGTCTGGTGGTTTCCCGATTGA
- a CDS encoding choice-of-anchor D domain-containing protein, giving the protein MRARLAFPQLSLVATVLTCSFVLAVSASAQLAVVGQTNGPRVTVVDVSNPATPVVRGTVTTTLVGVSSIAVDATGSRVVAGELNGCRIALISIQNPDAPVQTGTVCTTFAGVSSVAVSGTRTIVGQQSGPGVELYDISGAAPVKIGVNLNTVLVGISSLAASGGCAIAGELNQNRVVGINIAGAGPVIAGSAVNTTLVGVSSVGLSGARAIAGQQNGPRVQALTTSACALTLGGSLNLSGIVGVAAVSLSGTRAIVGELNGPDVAIVDIINTAAPAQIGLAIGTGFAGVSSVAANGNIGVAGQQFGPGVRAITGITGATPTAAGSVLTTLVGVSSIALTSFSPPAVVFSATFAFPTVQRVGTASSPQALTITNTGGSQLQLTNITSSSARFAPQVTSLNVAAMSTGTLNVTFTPNAEGTVTGTLTAQTNDPARPSITITLSGTGGLPHLQVASSLSLPSAAANCQSTTNTLQISNTGALPLVVSSVSLPAGPFTRTPASLTVLANSNGSVQVTFTPTTVGPASATMTLATDDPANVSKTISLSGTGASAPPPSVVVNPTSLNFGATQVNFFIGKRITLTNNGTCSPLNVTLTSSSAVFPITSDPNPSTTPPSTTATSTLAPGASQSFVVVFAPTSAAPANGTLAVSSNDPANPNVSVPLSGTGVLAAASSLSMILDRSGSMADPVGGGTKMDALKAASKLFTDLIMDGQGDRLGTVEFDDVVTPLTPIANVDATQKASVKTTIDGLFPRGGTSIGGGLQAGLAQLTGSTTTRQVLMVFTDGVENVIPMIATVKPAIPATTEVYSVGFGDPSQISAAALTDLAISSGGRYFNPQDPLLLRKDFVQVLSDAFRQNMAFDPIYTMLAGSTRDIPVPLCTCDRRVSFIVYWQNPRSQLSVDVVAPNGMVYTSAAPLTNRLVRYVSQPGYRFYQIAFPPVDLAPGAVIGPPRAGTWIVRVRGDGLVGASERISVSVVVESDLMLKVAIDQARIGKPVRFTARLTEGANQVLGAHVTAQVRSPQRSIGGLLADLAPALRAATARRPQSRDTVLDRSLIIRELLRRRGNSFKPLVPTTVRSYRLYDDGQHGDGGAGDGLYGFVLPALAIEGGYTVEYKATAAVCDGMPLREGTLSFYAALPVDSSRTKVQVVTRPVPGAVTVSVTPRALDGALLGPGLATMIHATVAIDGRDVSRVTRVRDNLNGSYSIDVVNVQPGSVLHLDIDKTRFVVPLGRSNRTGKSQSSPVASPSQFNVGQ; this is encoded by the coding sequence ATGAGAGCTCGCCTCGCGTTTCCTCAGCTCTCTCTCGTCGCCACTGTCTTAACCTGCTCATTCGTGTTAGCGGTATCGGCCAGCGCTCAGCTCGCCGTCGTCGGACAAACGAACGGGCCACGAGTCACTGTTGTTGACGTGTCCAATCCTGCTACGCCGGTCGTGCGAGGAACGGTCACTACAACCCTTGTTGGAGTTTCGTCAATCGCTGTCGACGCGACTGGTAGCCGAGTTGTCGCTGGTGAGCTCAATGGTTGTCGCATTGCGCTCATCAGCATTCAGAATCCTGATGCACCAGTACAAACTGGCACCGTCTGCACAACGTTTGCGGGAGTGTCCTCGGTAGCAGTGAGCGGGACACGCACGATCGTCGGACAACAGAGTGGCCCCGGCGTAGAGTTGTACGACATCTCGGGCGCGGCACCGGTCAAAATTGGTGTGAATTTGAACACCGTATTGGTTGGGATCAGCTCACTAGCTGCGAGCGGAGGATGTGCAATCGCAGGCGAGCTTAATCAAAATCGTGTAGTCGGAATAAACATCGCCGGCGCGGGTCCTGTCATCGCAGGATCTGCAGTCAATACGACGCTTGTGGGCGTGTCGTCAGTTGGTCTTTCCGGAGCGCGAGCCATCGCCGGTCAACAGAACGGCCCACGCGTTCAAGCATTGACTACGAGCGCTTGCGCGCTCACGCTCGGCGGAAGTTTGAATCTTTCCGGAATCGTTGGCGTAGCGGCGGTGTCTCTGAGTGGGACCCGCGCAATCGTTGGCGAGCTCAACGGTCCTGATGTCGCGATTGTGGACATTATAAACACTGCCGCGCCGGCGCAGATCGGTCTGGCGATCGGTACGGGGTTCGCCGGCGTTTCGTCGGTCGCAGCTAATGGCAACATCGGTGTCGCGGGCCAGCAGTTCGGACCTGGAGTGCGCGCCATCACCGGCATCACCGGTGCTACGCCAACTGCGGCGGGCAGTGTGCTGACGACATTGGTTGGTGTTTCCAGCATCGCGCTCACTTCTTTCTCGCCTCCTGCCGTTGTTTTCAGCGCCACGTTTGCGTTCCCGACCGTGCAGCGTGTCGGCACAGCCTCATCTCCACAAGCGTTGACCATTACAAACACGGGTGGATCGCAGCTGCAGTTAACGAACATCACTAGCTCGAGCGCACGCTTTGCTCCCCAGGTTACAAGCTTGAACGTAGCAGCCATGAGCACGGGAACGCTCAACGTCACCTTCACGCCAAACGCAGAGGGCACAGTCACCGGGACACTTACTGCTCAGACCAACGATCCGGCGAGGCCATCGATCACGATTACGCTCTCGGGAACTGGCGGACTCCCACATCTTCAGGTGGCTTCGAGTCTCTCCTTGCCGAGCGCCGCAGCAAATTGTCAAAGCACAACGAATACGCTCCAGATTTCGAACACTGGTGCGCTGCCCTTAGTGGTTAGCTCAGTCAGCCTGCCCGCGGGCCCATTCACACGAACGCCGGCGAGCCTCACAGTTCTCGCGAATAGCAACGGCTCCGTACAAGTGACATTCACTCCCACTACTGTCGGACCCGCGAGCGCTACGATGACGCTGGCGACCGACGATCCCGCAAACGTGAGTAAGACCATCAGCCTTAGTGGAACTGGTGCATCAGCCCCGCCTCCTTCCGTTGTTGTGAACCCAACGTCACTGAACTTCGGCGCGACACAAGTCAACTTCTTCATCGGAAAGCGAATCACGCTTACCAACAATGGAACGTGCTCACCGCTGAACGTCACGCTCACTTCATCGAGCGCAGTATTCCCGATAACGTCCGACCCGAACCCTTCGACAACGCCTCCATCGACTACCGCCACGAGCACGCTCGCTCCGGGAGCCAGTCAGTCATTCGTAGTTGTTTTTGCGCCGACGAGCGCAGCCCCCGCGAACGGAACTCTCGCCGTTTCTAGCAACGACCCCGCGAATCCGAACGTCTCAGTTCCTCTTTCCGGCACCGGTGTCCTCGCGGCTGCTTCATCTCTCAGCATGATTCTCGACCGCTCAGGAAGCATGGCTGATCCAGTTGGCGGCGGCACTAAGATGGATGCGCTCAAGGCGGCCAGTAAACTTTTCACTGACCTCATCATGGATGGCCAAGGCGACCGACTCGGCACGGTCGAGTTCGACGACGTCGTCACTCCGCTAACGCCTATTGCGAATGTTGACGCCACTCAGAAAGCGTCTGTAAAGACAACTATCGACGGTCTGTTTCCGCGGGGAGGGACGTCTATCGGCGGAGGTCTGCAAGCCGGTCTAGCGCAGCTGACGGGTTCGACGACAACGCGACAGGTGCTGATGGTCTTCACCGACGGGGTCGAAAACGTGATACCCATGATCGCGACTGTGAAGCCGGCCATACCCGCAACGACTGAAGTTTATTCGGTTGGATTCGGAGACCCATCTCAGATTTCTGCCGCAGCGCTCACTGACTTGGCAATTTCGTCGGGGGGTCGATACTTCAACCCGCAGGATCCACTTCTGCTGCGAAAGGATTTTGTTCAAGTCCTGAGCGACGCATTTCGGCAGAACATGGCGTTTGATCCGATCTACACGATGCTCGCCGGGTCGACGAGAGATATCCCGGTGCCGCTCTGCACTTGCGATCGACGAGTCAGCTTCATCGTATACTGGCAGAACCCAAGGTCACAGCTCTCCGTCGATGTCGTTGCACCGAACGGCATGGTTTACACTTCCGCCGCACCGCTGACAAACCGGCTCGTGCGTTACGTCTCTCAACCGGGCTATCGATTCTATCAGATTGCATTTCCGCCGGTCGACCTCGCGCCGGGCGCGGTGATTGGCCCGCCCCGCGCGGGAACGTGGATAGTGCGCGTTCGAGGTGACGGACTCGTCGGCGCATCCGAACGCATATCGGTGAGCGTGGTTGTAGAGAGCGACTTGATGCTCAAAGTTGCGATCGATCAAGCGCGAATCGGTAAGCCAGTTCGATTCACGGCCCGTCTCACAGAGGGAGCGAATCAAGTTCTAGGCGCGCATGTAACGGCCCAGGTGCGGAGCCCGCAGCGAAGCATCGGTGGACTGCTTGCCGATCTCGCGCCCGCGTTGAGAGCGGCAACCGCGCGCAGGCCACAAAGTCGCGACACTGTTCTAGACCGCTCCCTCATCATCCGTGAATTGCTCCGCCGACGGGGCAATTCCTTCAAGCCACTTGTTCCAACGACTGTCAGATCGTACCGGCTTTACGATGATGGTCAACATGGCGATGGAGGAGCGGGTGACGGTTTGTATGGATTTGTATTACCGGCGCTCGCGATAGAGGGAGGTTATACAGTGGAGTACAAGGCGACAGCTGCAGTGTGTGACGGAATGCCGTTACGCGAAGGAACGTTGTCCTTCTACGCTGCACTCCCCGTTGATTCTTCCCGTACAAAAGTTCAAGTCGTTACCAGGCCCGTGCCAGGCGCGGTCACTGTGTCTGTCACTCCTCGCGCATTAGACGGAGCACTCCTGGGGCCAGGACTCGCGACGATGATTCACGCCACTGTGGCGATTGATGGCAGGGATGTATCACGGGTGACGCGGGTGAGAGATAACCTGAACGGCTCTTACTCGATCGACGTTGTCAACGTTCAACCGGGTTCGGTGCTGCATCTCGATATCGATAAAACGAGATTCGTTGTTCCCCTTGGACGCAGCAATCGAACGGGAAAAAGTCAATCCTCCCCGGTAGCGTCGCCCTCCCAATTCAATGTCGGCCAATGA
- a CDS encoding AAA family ATPase — protein MAQAVQATDIYARIGDVGSGSQVAVGHHIVQIGDVKGGIVYVQREDPQPPRARPHPVSLRPRPFPGLLDRGTETSESIRALASNESLECTGEPGSGKTSFLRYLAHQPQISSFSAGVIYSQVNHQSNADLLKSLFDAFYEYDSPIKPTDTEIRHYLQNFKALILLDDVDSTGEQIQQLMNIAPNCAFITATSQRSLFGEAREVALKGLPTADAISLFERELGRTLSTEERNAAEHICELVGCNPQRIMRAANQARDEKRSLVDIVPPDPSVPLDQVLAAAEIESRSEDEKKVLSALAVFYGAPVAAQHVGAVAEVSGVERILDDFERRGLIYSHDKQYTLSSDLKNALPGNLTSLRVRALSHFVEWVEKQPGNPEAITKSAQPILLILKWGSSAKFWPEVARLGHGTEEALTLSGKWDMWGASLESILESARAEQNRAEEAWALHQLGTRALCLGATSEAKGALTSALALREALNDQRGAAATRHNLNILLGPAPPTDSDGPGREPGPGGISPLIKFGVPSLAGAGLLAVLLFGPWLRVGNDDSVGDVDVPPPQSPPTAPSAIPAPPPALPQVLSFSASPPGIVAGESSQLCFQLQDASSVAIDGGIPSLQAGTGRQCVSVAPEATTTYRLTASNSEGQTSTSETTVTVSKPAPQITGFTARPNSLTDEGSVALCYNVLNGDGLEIDNGVGRIKPTSEGCVATTVKETTTFTLTATGSEGRVVTRQARVDVAHPDIALEFTAEPSTITRPNAATLCYQASGAITLSIDHDVGRVPMPSPGERACTAVRPSETTTYTLSAVGSFNRTANRQLTVSVNAPPKHARIIDFRASKQRVTAGEPVQLCYEIADAERASLAPISKQIPTGSNCISNSPKARTRYVLTAVGEDGQPETREQIVELAEPERAPPVRITKFEIDTGDGRSQLCYAVENAVSARIEPFVGAVRLPGDCRTIRLTKPTTLTLTASDASGRSDRRRAEYRPPEPPKESIRIRFFSALPRTIFAGDTARICYATVGEGTASISPDVGNVRPSPRMCVKVTPKITTIYTMRAGQDQPRTVKITVNSPVE, from the coding sequence ATGGCTCAAGCCGTACAGGCAACAGACATCTACGCTCGGATTGGAGACGTAGGCAGCGGCAGCCAGGTCGCTGTCGGTCATCACATCGTGCAGATCGGCGATGTGAAAGGCGGCATCGTCTACGTTCAGAGAGAAGACCCGCAGCCGCCGCGAGCGCGACCTCACCCCGTTTCCCTCCGTCCGAGACCATTCCCCGGCCTGCTCGACCGTGGCACTGAAACGTCCGAAAGTATCCGCGCGCTCGCGTCGAACGAGTCCCTCGAATGCACCGGCGAGCCAGGCTCCGGCAAGACCAGTTTCCTTCGCTACCTCGCTCATCAGCCGCAAATCTCCAGCTTTTCGGCAGGCGTCATCTACTCGCAGGTCAACCATCAGTCCAACGCGGATCTTCTGAAGTCGCTATTCGACGCTTTCTACGAATACGACTCGCCGATCAAGCCGACCGACACGGAGATCCGCCACTATCTGCAGAACTTCAAGGCGCTGATTCTGCTTGATGATGTAGACAGCACTGGCGAGCAAATCCAGCAGCTGATGAATATTGCGCCCAACTGCGCCTTCATCACCGCTACGTCACAGCGAAGTCTCTTCGGTGAAGCGCGCGAAGTAGCGTTGAAGGGACTGCCGACCGCCGACGCGATAAGCCTTTTCGAGCGAGAGTTGGGCCGGACGTTATCCACCGAAGAACGGAATGCCGCCGAGCATATCTGTGAATTGGTGGGTTGTAATCCGCAAAGAATCATGCGAGCGGCCAACCAGGCGCGCGACGAAAAACGTTCACTGGTCGACATCGTCCCGCCTGATCCATCTGTCCCTCTCGATCAAGTGCTCGCGGCGGCGGAAATTGAATCACGGTCAGAGGATGAAAAGAAAGTCCTTTCCGCTCTCGCCGTTTTCTATGGAGCACCCGTCGCAGCGCAGCATGTCGGCGCAGTTGCAGAAGTTTCGGGCGTCGAACGGATACTCGACGATTTCGAGCGACGCGGGCTCATTTACTCTCACGACAAACAATACACGCTGTCGAGTGATCTCAAAAACGCACTCCCCGGAAATCTGACTTCCCTCCGAGTGCGTGCTCTTTCCCATTTCGTCGAGTGGGTTGAGAAACAACCAGGGAATCCCGAAGCAATCACGAAATCCGCGCAGCCCATCCTGCTTATTCTGAAGTGGGGCTCGTCGGCAAAGTTCTGGCCGGAGGTCGCACGCCTCGGTCATGGGACCGAAGAGGCACTGACCTTAAGTGGAAAGTGGGACATGTGGGGCGCGTCATTGGAGTCGATACTCGAGTCCGCTCGCGCCGAGCAGAATCGCGCGGAAGAAGCTTGGGCTCTCCATCAGCTCGGCACGCGCGCTCTGTGCCTTGGAGCTACTTCGGAAGCAAAGGGCGCTCTCACGAGCGCGCTCGCGCTGCGAGAAGCGCTGAACGACCAACGAGGAGCAGCGGCCACACGCCACAATCTGAACATTCTTCTGGGCCCGGCACCGCCAACGGATTCCGATGGCCCGGGCCGCGAACCAGGGCCGGGTGGGATTTCGCCGCTGATCAAATTCGGCGTGCCCTCTCTTGCCGGAGCGGGGCTGCTAGCTGTGCTTCTGTTCGGGCCGTGGTTGCGCGTCGGGAATGACGACTCAGTCGGTGACGTCGATGTTCCTCCGCCTCAATCACCACCGACTGCTCCGAGTGCGATTCCCGCCCCGCCGCCAGCACTGCCTCAGGTTCTGAGCTTCAGTGCGTCGCCGCCAGGAATCGTGGCTGGTGAGAGCTCGCAGCTGTGCTTTCAACTCCAGGACGCCAGCAGCGTGGCGATTGATGGAGGCATTCCAAGTCTCCAGGCAGGAACAGGCAGGCAATGCGTCAGCGTCGCGCCGGAAGCTACTACGACCTACAGACTCACTGCCTCGAACTCAGAGGGTCAAACAAGCACCAGCGAGACAACTGTTACCGTGAGTAAGCCGGCGCCGCAAATCACGGGCTTCACCGCACGGCCGAATTCATTGACTGACGAGGGAAGCGTCGCTCTTTGCTATAACGTCCTCAACGGTGACGGATTGGAAATAGATAACGGGGTTGGCAGGATCAAACCCACGAGCGAGGGATGCGTCGCCACCACCGTGAAAGAGACGACGACCTTCACCTTGACTGCGACCGGCAGTGAGGGGCGCGTCGTAACGCGACAGGCAAGAGTCGACGTTGCGCATCCCGATATTGCGTTGGAGTTCACGGCCGAGCCTTCGACGATTACCCGGCCGAATGCAGCAACGCTCTGTTACCAGGCAAGCGGGGCGATCACGCTGAGCATAGATCACGATGTCGGCCGAGTCCCAATGCCATCGCCCGGAGAGAGAGCCTGTACAGCAGTCCGACCGAGTGAGACGACAACCTACACCTTGTCTGCGGTCGGATCGTTCAACCGTACGGCGAATCGTCAGCTTACCGTTTCGGTCAACGCGCCGCCGAAACATGCGCGGATCATTGATTTCCGCGCTTCTAAGCAGCGCGTCACGGCCGGAGAACCGGTGCAGCTATGCTACGAGATTGCAGATGCGGAGCGAGCGTCCCTCGCACCCATCAGCAAACAAATCCCAACCGGAAGCAATTGCATTAGCAACTCTCCGAAAGCGCGAACTAGATACGTCTTGACTGCAGTAGGCGAAGACGGGCAACCCGAAACGCGTGAGCAAATTGTTGAACTAGCAGAACCGGAGAGAGCGCCTCCCGTCCGGATTACAAAGTTCGAAATCGATACCGGAGATGGCAGGTCGCAACTATGCTACGCGGTCGAAAATGCCGTGAGCGCCAGGATTGAGCCCTTCGTTGGTGCGGTGAGGCTGCCAGGGGATTGTAGGACGATCAGACTGACAAAGCCGACAACTCTTACGCTCACGGCAAGCGATGCGAGCGGGAGAAGCGACCGAAGAAGGGCCGAGTATAGGCCTCCGGAGCCACCAAAAGAATCGATCAGAATCAGATTCTTCTCGGCATTGCCAAGAACAATTTTCGCCGGCGACACCGCCAGAATTTGCTATGCCACCGTCGGCGAAGGCACAGCAAGCATTTCACCGGATGTTGGCAACGTCCGGCCTTCACCGAGAATGTGTGTCAAGGTGACTCCGAAGATCACGACCATTTATACCATGAGAGCAGGTCAAGACCAACCGAGGACTGTGAAAATCACAGTTAACAGTCCGGTAGAGTGA
- a CDS encoding nucleotidyltransferase domain-containing protein, which produces MNTSDAVAEALFGGTKRRVLGLLFGQPDKSFYLRQVVRETGAGLGAVQRELARLVNAGLVLRVPQGQQVYFSANPGAPVFDDLRNLLVKTAGIADVIRRVLKGLHRKELVDLAFIYGSVASGSQRPGSDIDLVVVGRATLAELLPRLRRLQRQLGREINPTIYTPEELKSKYSHREHFVRRVMERSKIMLLGTENDLAKLVGEPMARRA; this is translated from the coding sequence ATGAACACGTCCGATGCCGTGGCGGAGGCTCTTTTCGGCGGGACAAAACGCCGGGTGCTCGGTCTTCTGTTCGGTCAGCCGGATAAGTCGTTCTACCTGCGCCAGGTTGTCCGAGAAACCGGGGCGGGATTGGGAGCTGTGCAGCGCGAGCTTGCCCGGCTTGTAAATGCCGGGCTTGTACTTCGGGTCCCGCAGGGCCAGCAAGTCTATTTCTCTGCGAACCCTGGCGCGCCTGTATTTGATGACTTGCGCAACTTATTGGTGAAGACTGCCGGGATTGCCGACGTCATACGTAGAGTGCTTAAAGGGCTTCACAGAAAGGAGCTGGTCGATCTGGCATTTATCTACGGATCTGTGGCTTCTGGAAGTCAAAGGCCTGGAAGCGATATCGATCTCGTAGTCGTTGGCCGAGCCACATTGGCCGAGCTGTTGCCCCGATTGCGACGCCTCCAACGCCAACTCGGCCGCGAAATAAATCCCACGATCTATACGCCGGAAGAGCTGAAATCGAAGTATTCGCACCGCGAGCATTTTGTTCGTCGTGTTATGGAACGATCCAAGATCATGCTGCTGGGGACGGAGAATGACCTTGCAAAGCTGGTTGGCGAACCGATGGCTCGTCGAGCATGA
- a CDS encoding Fic family protein codes for MPSTHIKVAEKKGYGRAGRYVSQPTGYKAFIPAALPPNPPVRISPKLQLLLSQADLALGRLDGSIQTLPNPDLFVLMYVRKEAVLSSQIEGTQSSLQDLLAAEAKVLDAKIPRDVDEVINYVSAMNYGIKRLPDLPVSVRLIREIHEKLMEGVRGSHLTPGEIRRSQNWIGPAGSPLARAIFVPPPPEEVPQALGDLERFVHSESPLPLLIRIGLAHTQFETIHPFLDGNGRVGRLLITFLLCEQGVLHKPVLYLSYYFKRHRREYYEHLQRVRDEGNWEGWLEFFLVGVSEVSAQATETARRILALREQHRAAITEHLGRAAGNGHRVLESLYRRPIVTVNSVQALTGITFPAANQLVSRLTKLEILKEITARKRNRIFRYEAYVDLFAE; via the coding sequence ATGCCATCGACCCATATTAAAGTCGCGGAAAAGAAGGGCTACGGTCGCGCTGGGAGGTATGTAAGCCAGCCCACCGGATACAAGGCTTTCATTCCCGCAGCCTTGCCGCCCAACCCCCCGGTCCGGATAAGTCCAAAACTCCAGTTGCTGCTGTCCCAGGCGGATCTGGCTCTGGGACGATTGGACGGCTCAATCCAGACCCTCCCGAATCCTGACCTTTTCGTACTCATGTATGTGCGGAAGGAGGCTGTGCTTTCCAGTCAAATTGAGGGCACTCAAAGCTCGTTGCAGGACCTGCTTGCTGCTGAAGCAAAGGTTCTCGACGCCAAAATTCCGCGAGACGTTGACGAAGTGATCAATTACGTCAGCGCGATGAATTACGGAATAAAAAGGTTACCCGACCTTCCAGTATCCGTTCGGCTCATTCGCGAGATTCATGAAAAACTCATGGAAGGCGTTCGCGGATCGCATCTGACGCCTGGCGAAATCCGACGGAGTCAGAACTGGATAGGCCCGGCGGGCAGCCCTTTGGCCAGGGCAATCTTCGTCCCCCCGCCGCCGGAAGAAGTGCCGCAGGCTCTCGGAGATCTCGAACGTTTTGTACACTCCGAGTCGCCGCTGCCCCTCCTCATCAGGATCGGCCTCGCTCACACACAGTTTGAGACCATCCATCCATTTCTCGATGGAAACGGCCGCGTCGGACGGCTACTCATAACGTTCCTGCTCTGCGAGCAGGGAGTTCTGCACAAGCCTGTTCTGTACCTGTCTTACTACTTCAAGCGCCACAGAAGGGAATACTATGAACACCTGCAGCGTGTGAGAGACGAGGGAAACTGGGAAGGCTGGCTCGAATTCTTTCTTGTTGGAGTTTCGGAAGTGAGCGCGCAAGCTACCGAAACCGCGCGCCGAATTCTCGCGTTGCGTGAACAGCACCGCGCCGCAATCACAGAGCATCTCGGACGCGCAGCGGGAAACGGTCATAGGGTCCTCGAGAGCCTATACCGGCGGCCAATCGTCACCGTCAATTCGGTTCAGGCGCTCACAGGCATCACTTTTCCCGCCGCGAACCAGTTGGTGAGCCGGCTGACCAAGCTCGAGATCCTCAAGGAAATAACAGCGCGAAAACGAAATCGAATCTTCCGGTACGAGGCATATGTCGACCTTTTCGCGGAGTAG
- a CDS encoding S8 family serine peptidase has protein sequence MLVPRACFLITETMTRRAEMSGTSMAAPHVSGLIAAFLSKRKEFLGRPDDVKEILLKNCTDLRRQRQMQGAGMPNLVKMLVNV, from the coding sequence GTGCTGGTTCCTCGCGCCTGCTTTCTAATTACCGAGACCATGACGCGCCGGGCGGAGATGAGCGGAACGAGCATGGCGGCGCCGCACGTGTCGGGCCTCATAGCTGCGTTTCTTTCAAAGCGAAAAGAGTTCCTCGGCCGCCCCGACGACGTGAAGGAGATCCTTCTCAAGAATTGCACGGATTTGCGGCGGCAACGACAGATGCAGGGCGCGGGGATGCCCAACCTCGTGAAGATGCTGGTCAATGTGTGA